The following proteins come from a genomic window of Hymenobacter canadensis:
- a CDS encoding M61 family metallopeptidase — translation MTHSRTRVLLALVLGLLLSQFGPAMAAPVLRYTLAMPAPQTHYFEVETSLSGFGKPYTDLKMPVWAPGSYLVREFARHVEGFTAQAGSENLRTEKISKNTWRVYHPKASSFTVRYKVYAYELSVRTSFLDAAHGYVNGTSVFMYPAENQQLSSTLEVKPATGWTQVSTSLKPAGAPNTFRSESYDELADSPIEIGNQKVLSFEANGTPHTVAMFGQAPKLDEAKLLADMKKVCEEAHRVVGKNPLDRYVFIVHNIDRGTGGLEHLFSTTLSVSRNAYASDAGYKGFLGLVAHEYFHLWNVKRIRPVTLGPFDYDNENYTHMLWVSEGGTSYFGDLIVQRAGFVSVDDYLASTSNGITRVENTPGNKQQSAAESSFDAWIKGYRPNENSSNTGISYYDKGELIGAVLDLMIINETKGQKHLDDVMRYLYDEYYVQKKRGFTDEEYQAAVAKIAGRRYDDFFRRYVYGTETLPYATALGYAGLKLAVTPATGEPTLGASISSANGKYTVTSTSREGSAWQGGLNVNDEILALDGARLTTDPTQQLSSRAAGSEVKMLVSRDGQLQELRFPLLASTMQRYRIERMENPSADQKTVLAKWLTVR, via the coding sequence ATGACCCATTCCCGTACCCGAGTGCTGCTGGCGCTGGTGCTGGGGCTGCTGCTGAGCCAGTTTGGCCCGGCCATGGCCGCCCCGGTGCTGCGCTACACGCTGGCGATGCCGGCACCCCAAACCCATTATTTTGAAGTCGAAACCAGCCTGAGCGGCTTCGGCAAGCCGTACACCGACCTGAAAATGCCGGTCTGGGCGCCTGGCTCATACCTGGTGCGCGAGTTTGCCCGCCACGTAGAAGGCTTCACGGCCCAAGCGGGCAGCGAGAACCTGCGCACCGAGAAGATTTCCAAGAACACCTGGCGCGTGTACCACCCCAAAGCCAGCAGCTTCACGGTGCGCTACAAGGTGTACGCCTACGAGCTGAGCGTGCGTACCAGCTTCCTGGATGCCGCCCACGGCTACGTAAACGGCACCAGTGTGTTCATGTATCCGGCTGAAAACCAGCAACTGTCCAGCACCCTGGAAGTGAAGCCCGCCACCGGCTGGACCCAGGTTTCGACCAGTCTCAAGCCGGCCGGTGCCCCCAATACCTTCCGTTCGGAGAGCTACGACGAGCTGGCCGATTCGCCCATTGAAATCGGCAACCAGAAGGTGCTAAGCTTTGAGGCCAACGGCACGCCGCACACGGTGGCCATGTTCGGGCAGGCCCCCAAGCTGGACGAAGCCAAATTGCTGGCCGACATGAAAAAGGTGTGCGAGGAAGCGCACCGCGTGGTGGGCAAGAATCCGCTGGACCGCTACGTGTTCATTGTGCACAACATCGACCGGGGTACGGGTGGCCTGGAGCACCTGTTCTCCACCACGCTGTCGGTGTCGCGCAATGCCTATGCTTCTGATGCCGGCTACAAGGGCTTCCTGGGCTTGGTGGCGCACGAGTATTTCCACCTCTGGAACGTGAAGCGGATCCGCCCCGTGACCCTCGGTCCGTTCGACTACGACAACGAAAACTACACGCACATGCTGTGGGTGAGCGAAGGCGGCACCAGCTACTTCGGCGACCTGATAGTGCAGCGCGCCGGCTTCGTGAGCGTGGACGACTACCTGGCTAGCACCAGCAACGGCATCACCCGCGTGGAAAACACGCCCGGCAACAAGCAGCAGTCGGCCGCTGAAAGCAGCTTCGACGCCTGGATCAAGGGCTACCGGCCCAACGAAAACTCCAGCAACACCGGCATCAGCTACTACGACAAGGGCGAGCTGATCGGGGCCGTGCTGGACCTGATGATCATCAACGAAACCAAGGGCCAGAAGCACCTCGACGACGTGATGCGCTACCTCTACGACGAGTACTACGTGCAGAAAAAGCGCGGCTTCACCGACGAGGAGTACCAAGCGGCCGTGGCCAAAATTGCTGGCCGCCGCTACGACGACTTCTTCCGCCGCTACGTCTACGGCACCGAAACCCTGCCCTACGCCACCGCCCTCGGCTACGCCGGCCTGAAGCTGGCCGTAACGCCAGCCACCGGCGAGCCGACCCTGGGCGCCAGCATCAGCAGTGCCAACGGCAAGTACACCGTGACCAGCACCAGCCGCGAAGGCAGCGCCTGGCAGGGCGGCCTGAACGTGAACGACGAAATCCTGGCCCTCGACGGCGCCCGCCTCACCACGGACCCCACTCAGCAACTGAGCAGCCGCGCCGCAGGCTCGGAGGTGAAAATGCTGGTGTCGCGCGACGGCCAGCTGCAGGAGCTGCGCTTTCCGCTGCTGGCCAGCACCATGCAGCGCTACCGCATCGAGCGGATGGAAAACCCCTCCGCCGACCAGAAAACGGTGCTGGCCAAGTGGCTGACGGTACGCTAA
- a CDS encoding S8 family peptidase, with the protein MRTSILSGAVLAALLLAACQRQPDEQPAPQSEAEPTAALTTQQLDDQIMARLRETGKFDWNQASAHTVWSALRRSDYVLSVGYQPASFSGQLPADAASNAVWQQARAQVLDLILAEEQKVHPELTAADLVAYDETVLPTLDVTVRELSTIKALRASGLVRYAEPMGYEPNRPTANKGAAVLSSSGCGSNTATAGLVAGADYTVLSNGSKSSWNQADQYHGVRTAWGQSTGRGVKVVIIDSGSSDAQENLGSAFNQGLSSGRSIERLVTMPRNTLFGIPYGDQETPNDGCGHGTSMAGACAAPRGTDGAAVGMAYNANLITVRAAEDVFLDASREVKGVSDAFILAGNRATVRIISMSMGRLTSSGQMADAIRYAYGRGKLIFCAAGTSFDWSAGVVGVIYPASLPEAVAITGVKDNLTTRCDECHVGSDVEFTVVMQRTSVDRRPLTLAMSGDAPSTVGGSSVATASMAGLTALVWARYPTETRAQIMSRLVAASSNRSARSSSFGWGRVNVATAVGVQPL; encoded by the coding sequence ATGCGTACTTCTATCCTGTCCGGCGCGGTGCTGGCGGCCCTGCTGCTGGCAGCCTGCCAGCGCCAGCCCGACGAGCAGCCTGCTCCCCAGTCCGAAGCCGAGCCCACCGCGGCCCTAACCACCCAGCAGCTCGACGACCAGATCATGGCGCGGCTGCGCGAAACCGGCAAGTTCGACTGGAACCAGGCCAGCGCCCACACCGTGTGGAGCGCCCTGCGCCGCTCCGACTACGTGCTGTCGGTAGGCTACCAGCCAGCCAGCTTCTCTGGCCAGCTACCCGCCGATGCTGCTAGCAACGCAGTCTGGCAGCAGGCCCGCGCCCAAGTGCTGGACCTCATCTTGGCCGAAGAGCAGAAAGTCCATCCGGAGCTGACTGCCGCTGACTTGGTTGCTTATGATGAAACCGTGCTGCCTACGCTCGACGTGACGGTGCGGGAGCTAAGCACCATCAAGGCGCTGCGGGCCTCGGGGCTGGTGCGCTACGCCGAGCCCATGGGCTACGAGCCGAACCGCCCCACGGCCAACAAAGGTGCGGCGGTGCTAAGCAGCAGCGGCTGCGGCAGCAACACCGCCACTGCCGGCCTCGTAGCCGGCGCCGACTACACCGTGCTCAGCAACGGCAGCAAGTCGTCGTGGAACCAGGCCGACCAGTACCACGGCGTGCGCACCGCTTGGGGCCAGAGCACCGGCCGGGGCGTGAAGGTGGTCATCATCGACTCGGGCAGCTCGGATGCGCAGGAAAACCTCGGCTCGGCCTTTAACCAGGGTCTTAGTTCGGGCCGCTCCATTGAGCGCCTCGTGACAATGCCGCGCAATACCCTGTTCGGCATTCCGTACGGCGACCAGGAAACGCCCAACGATGGCTGCGGCCACGGCACCAGCATGGCCGGCGCCTGCGCCGCCCCACGCGGCACCGACGGCGCTGCCGTGGGTATGGCCTACAACGCCAACCTGATTACGGTGCGCGCCGCCGAAGACGTGTTTCTGGATGCCAGCCGCGAAGTGAAAGGCGTGTCTGATGCCTTCATTCTGGCCGGCAACCGCGCCACCGTACGCATCATCAGCATGAGCATGGGCCGCCTGACCAGCTCCGGCCAGATGGCCGACGCCATCCGCTACGCTTACGGCCGCGGCAAGCTGATTTTCTGCGCCGCCGGTACTTCCTTCGACTGGAGCGCCGGGGTGGTGGGCGTTATCTACCCCGCCTCCCTGCCCGAAGCCGTGGCCATCACGGGCGTAAAAGACAACCTCACCACCCGCTGCGACGAGTGCCACGTGGGCTCCGACGTGGAATTTACAGTAGTGATGCAGCGCACCAGCGTCGACCGGCGGCCGCTCACGCTGGCCATGTCCGGCGATGCGCCCAGCACCGTGGGCGGCTCCAGCGTGGCCACGGCCAGCATGGCCGGCCTCACGGCGCTGGTGTGGGCGCGCTACCCCACCGAAACCCGCGCCCAGATCATGAGCCGGCTGGTGGCAGCCAGTTCCAACCGCAGCGCCCGCAGCAGCAGCTTCGGCTGGGGCCGCGTGAACGTGGCCACGGCCGTGGGAGTGCAGCCGCTGTAA